The following coding sequences lie in one Stigmatopora nigra isolate UIUO_SnigA chromosome 4, RoL_Snig_1.1, whole genome shotgun sequence genomic window:
- the LOC144195962 gene encoding NMDA receptor synaptonuclear signaling and neuronal migration factor-like isoform X2: MVRAFSKGRVHFSMGTAASKRKNHKSDAISSVTAKVRAARAFGDYLSSTNSENRNRADHLLSGQGCDSQDVSQHKQNLPPQPPSSPITKSQKTGQSKPSGQIQVQLRANSLKAQAPSKRRLSTERRLSTENSPSARDWQGSVSAKPARVYTITREVGMTLGQDSEESLELEVLQGSKVEPLCHNSSTVDQQSSAPTRGSQFRSSHHRSNHCHAHQKRGGPLSSSQSLQSSDSASNIRDWGMRKGSSRGDSTGDCVACIRAPCQSQRSLDLDMSSRDGGKQRKKLQRMHSEDKTSTDDKEDNSNSWFPKENMFSFQTATTTMQAISAFRGIAEKKRRKREQDAATMIERNFRKHLRMVGSRKIKVQTYAERRAKSFNRSWSDPTPVKPDSLHDSRDGGDIQTSSGTLNEGLDEDADWGDEKEMERVACEGDDFIPPKIILISSKVPKAEYLPNIIRRDDPSIIPILYDHEHATFDEILEEIKKKLTAYRKGCKIWNMLIFCQGGPGHLYLLKNKVATFAKVEKEEDMIQFWRQLGRLMSKLNPEPNLIHIMGCYVLGSANGEKLIHTLKRLMRPSSVEFKSPLELSAQGKEMIETYFNFRLFRLWKSRQHSKMLDYDDML; this comes from the exons ATGGTCCGCGCTTTCTCCAAAGGTCGGGTCCACTTCAGCATGGGAACTGCGGCGTCCAAAAGGAAGAATCACAAGAGTGACGCTATATCTTCCGTGACCGCTAAAGTTCG GGCAGCTAGAGCATTTGGAGATTACTTGTCCTCTACAAATTCCGAGAACCGCAACAGAGCAG ATCATCTGTTGTCTGGCCAAGGCTGTGACTCCCAAGACGTCAGTCAACACAAGCAAAATCTGCCACCACAGCCTCCCTCTTCTCCCATAACAAAGTCCCAAAAGACTGGGCAGTCCAAACCTAGTGGTCAGATCCAAGTCCAGCTTCGGGCTAACTCTCTCAAAGCCCAGGCACCGTCTAAACGTAGGCTCTCTACTGAACGCAGGCTCTCCACAGAAAATTCACCAAGTGCCAGAGACTGGCAAGGGAGTGTGTCAGCAAAACCAGCTCGGGTGTATACAATCACAAGAGAGGTAGGGATGACTCTGGGCCAAGACAGTGAGGAAAGCCTAGAGCTGGAAGTGCTGCAGGGAAGCAAGGTTGAGCCACTCTGCCACAACTCGTCTACCGTGGACCAGCAATCATCTGCCCCTACCCGTGGTAGCCAGTTCCGTAGCAGTCATCACCGTAGTAACCATTGCCATGCCCACCAGAAGCGTGGGGGTCCTTTGTCATCATCTCAGTCACTTCAAAGTTCCGACAGTGCCAGTAACATTCGAGACTGGGGCATGAGGAAAGGAAGTTCAAGGGGTGACAGCACTGGAGACTGCGTGGCTTGCATTCGTGCTCCCTGTCAAAGCCAACGCTCTTTAGATCTGGACATGTCATCAAGGGATGGGGGCAAGCAGCGTAAGAAATTGCAAAGGATGCACAGTGAGGATAAAACGTCTACCGATGACAAAG AAGACAATTCTAACAGCTGGTTCCCCAAAGAGAATATGTTCAGCTTTCAGACAGCAACTACCACCATGCAGGC AATATC GGCTTTCCGGGGCATTGCCGAGAAAAAGAGACGGAAAAGAGAGCAGGATGCAGCCACCATGATTGAGAG AAACTTTCGCAAACACCTTCGGATGGTGGGCAGCCGGAAAATCAAAGTTCAGA CCTATGCTGAGCGGCGGGCCAAGAGTTTTAACCGTTCGTGGAGTGACCCCACCCCTGTCAAGCCTGACTCACTGCATGACTCCAGAGATG GTGGCGATATCCAGACCTCGTCAGGCACCCTCAATGAAGGGTTGGACGAGGATGCTGACTGGGGAGATGAAAAAGAGATGGAGAGAGTAGCCTGCGAAGGAGATGACTTTATCCCACCTAAAATTATT CTTATATCCTCCAAGGTGCCAAAAGCTGAATATCTCCCTAACATAATTCGTAGAGATGACCCATCCATCATCCCGATCCTTTAT GACCATGAACATGCTACATTTGACGAAATCCTTG AGGAGATCAAGAAGAAGCTGACCGCCTACAGAAAAGGCTGTAAAATTTGGAACATGCTTATTTTCTGCCAG GGAGGACCAGGCCATCTGTATCTTTTGAAGAATAAAGTGGCCACTTTTGCCAAAGTGGAAAAGGAAGAAGATATGATCCA GTTCTGGCGGCAGCTGGGCAGACTGATGAGTAAACTGAACCCTGAACCTAATCTTATCCACATTATGGGCTGCTATGTACTCGGGAGTGCAAATGGAGAAAAG TTGATTCATACTCTGAAGAGACTGATGAGACCTTCCTCTGTTGAATTCAAATCCCCACTAGAGCTGTCTGCACAGG GTAAAGAAATGATTGAGACATACTTTAACTTCCGCTTATTTCGTCTGTGGAAAAGCCGTCAGCACTCCAAAATGCTGGACTATGATGACATGCTGTGA
- the LOC144195591 gene encoding leukocyte surface antigen CD53-like, with protein MDRSCVNCLKSLMVFLNILCWLCGAFVVGFGVFQVIHSKFESLVPTFWPIYPANTLVVTGTIVTCVCYLGVLGAMKENRCLLITFFTLLFILMLVELAMACVFLVYGGMIDTFFEKDLSQSLQIYLFSGHGENQIIKDDFDAVQNLFRCCGVNGEKDWLGKVPISCCVEDPCNSLNHSNWQEGCHLKLRNWFAGNYRSTGAGVVTLFIIQFACLCFNIPLFCHFCRNGLGYL; from the exons atggatcGCTCCTGTGTAAATTGCTTGAAAAGCCTGATGGTATTTCTTAACATCCTATGCTGG TTATGTGGTGCGTTCGTCGTTGGCTTTGGGGTATTTCAGGTCATACACTCAAAGTTTGAGTCTCTGGTCCCAACTTTCTGGCCCATCTACCCTGCCAACACTTTGGTGGTCACTGGTACAATTGTTACCTGCGTCTGTTATCTTGGTGTGCTCGGAGCAATGAAGGAGAATCGCTGCCTTCTTATTACT TTTTTCACCCTTCTCTTCATCCTGATGTTGGTAGAGTTGGCCATGGCCTGTGTGTTCCTGGTTTATGGCGGAATG attgacacattttttgagaAAGACCTGAGTCAAAGCTTGCAGATCTACCTATTTTCCGGTCATGGAGAGAACCAGATCATTAAAGATGATTTTGATGCCGTCCAGAACCTG TTTAGGTGTTGTGGAGTAAATGGCGAGAAAGACTGGTTGGGTAAAGTTCCCATCTCCTGTTGTGTCGAGGATCCCTGCAACTCTCTCAACCACAGCAACTGGCAAGAG GGTTGTCACTTGAAACTGAGAAACTGGTTTGCAGGGAATTATCGGAGCACCGGGGCAGGCGTTGTCACGCTCTTCATCATCCAG tttgctTGTCTATGCTTCAACATCCCGCTGTTTTGCCACTTTTGTCGAAATGGACTGGGCTACTTATGA
- the LOC144195759 gene encoding VIP36-like protein isoform X1: MYLLKNTCHLICLLTLIRTPSLSRAEDNEFVEEFFKREYSLAKPYSGLGFSNSPTWDLMGTAMLTTDYLRLTPDQPARQGAVWSRIPLVLSQWELKVHFKIHGQARSYMSGDGLAIWLTKDRMQDGPVFGSKNEFIGLGIFVDTYLNSQKKADRAFPYISVMLGNGTLSYDHNLDGIPTELGGCPALARNSKHETFLLIRYSKNTLMVMFDEGQQTWKDCTSIRGLHLPRGYYLGASSATGDLSDNHDIISMKLYELTGEDEDEPREEPSIPRVDDMGQFQVEIETEQMSAVQMFFGLLVAILGLAVLAVVGLVLYGRWKQNKRKRFY; encoded by the exons atgtatcttttaaaaaacacttgCCACTTAATATGTTTGTTGACTTTGATTCGCACTCCAAGCCTGTCGAGGGCCGAAGACAACGAATTTGTGGAGGAGTTTTTCAAACGGGAATATTCATTGGCCAAGCCTTATTCTG GTCTAGGCTTCTCAAACTCTCCAACATGGGATCTGATGGGTACCGCTATGTTAACAACTGATTATCTGAGGCTCACGCCTGACCAGCCTGCAAGACAGGGAGCTGTTTGGAGTCGAATT CCTTTGGTGTTAAGTCAATGGGAGCTCAAAGTGCACTTTAAAATCCACGGGCAAGCAAGGAGTTACATGAGTGGCGATGGTCTTGCCATCTGGTTAACCAAAGATCGCATGCAGGATG GGCCTGTTTTCGGGAGCAAAAACGAGTTCATTGGTCTGGGAATATTTGTGGATACTTATCTCAATTCTCAAAAGAAGGCAGAT AGGGCCTTCCCTTATATATCAGTGATGTTAGGGAATGGGACCCTTTCTTATGACCACAATCTTGATGGAATCCCCACTGAGCTTGGAGGCTGCCCAGCACTGGCTCGTAATTCGAAACATGAGACATTTCTTCTCATCAGATACTCCAAAAACACATTGATG GTTATGTTTGATGAGGGCCAACAGACGTGGAAAGACTGCACCAGTATCCGAGGTCTACATTTGCCTCGAGGATATTACCTGGGGGCCTCGTCTGCCACTGGAGACCTCTCAG ATAACCATGACATCATCTCAATGAAGTTGTACGAGCTGACTGGGGAGGATGAAGATGAACCCCGTGAGGAGCCATCCATCCCTAGGGTTGATGATATGGGGCAATTCCAAG TGGAAATTGAAACCGAGCAGATGAGTGCGGTCCAGATGTTCTTCGGCCTTCTGGTCGCCATCTTGGGCCTGGCTGTGCTGGCAGTGGTTGGGTTGGTTTTGTATGGACGTTGGAAGCAGAACAAACGCAAACGTTTCTATTGA
- the LOC144195962 gene encoding NMDA receptor synaptonuclear signaling and neuronal migration factor-like isoform X1, with product MVRAFSKGRVHFSMGTAASKRKNHKSDAISSVTAKVRAARAFGDYLSSTNSENRNRADHLLSGQGCDSQDVSQHKQNLPPQPPSSPITKSQKTGQSKPSGQIQVQLRANSLKAQAPSKRRLSTERRLSTENSPSARDWQGSVSAKPARVYTITREVGMTLGQDSEESLELEVLQGSKVEPLCHNSSTVDQQSSAPTRGSQFRSSHHRSNHCHAHQKRGGPLSSSQSLQSSDSASNIRDWGMRKGSSRGDSTGDCVACIRAPCQSQRSLDLDMSSRDGGKQRKKLQRMHSEDKTSTDDKEDNSNSWFPKENMFSFQTATTTMQANFRKHLRMVGSRKIKVQTYAERRAKSFNRSWSDPTPVKPDSLHDSRDGGDIQTSSGTLNEGLDEDADWGDEKEMERVACEGDDFIPPKIILISSKVPKAEYLPNIIRRDDPSIIPILYDHEHATFDEILEEIKKKLTAYRKGCKIWNMLIFCQGGPGHLYLLKNKVATFAKVEKEEDMIQFWRQLGRLMSKLNPEPNLIHIMGCYVLGSANGEKLIHTLKRLMRPSSVEFKSPLELSAQGKEMIETYFNFRLFRLWKSRQHSKMLDYDDML from the exons ATGGTCCGCGCTTTCTCCAAAGGTCGGGTCCACTTCAGCATGGGAACTGCGGCGTCCAAAAGGAAGAATCACAAGAGTGACGCTATATCTTCCGTGACCGCTAAAGTTCG GGCAGCTAGAGCATTTGGAGATTACTTGTCCTCTACAAATTCCGAGAACCGCAACAGAGCAG ATCATCTGTTGTCTGGCCAAGGCTGTGACTCCCAAGACGTCAGTCAACACAAGCAAAATCTGCCACCACAGCCTCCCTCTTCTCCCATAACAAAGTCCCAAAAGACTGGGCAGTCCAAACCTAGTGGTCAGATCCAAGTCCAGCTTCGGGCTAACTCTCTCAAAGCCCAGGCACCGTCTAAACGTAGGCTCTCTACTGAACGCAGGCTCTCCACAGAAAATTCACCAAGTGCCAGAGACTGGCAAGGGAGTGTGTCAGCAAAACCAGCTCGGGTGTATACAATCACAAGAGAGGTAGGGATGACTCTGGGCCAAGACAGTGAGGAAAGCCTAGAGCTGGAAGTGCTGCAGGGAAGCAAGGTTGAGCCACTCTGCCACAACTCGTCTACCGTGGACCAGCAATCATCTGCCCCTACCCGTGGTAGCCAGTTCCGTAGCAGTCATCACCGTAGTAACCATTGCCATGCCCACCAGAAGCGTGGGGGTCCTTTGTCATCATCTCAGTCACTTCAAAGTTCCGACAGTGCCAGTAACATTCGAGACTGGGGCATGAGGAAAGGAAGTTCAAGGGGTGACAGCACTGGAGACTGCGTGGCTTGCATTCGTGCTCCCTGTCAAAGCCAACGCTCTTTAGATCTGGACATGTCATCAAGGGATGGGGGCAAGCAGCGTAAGAAATTGCAAAGGATGCACAGTGAGGATAAAACGTCTACCGATGACAAAG AAGACAATTCTAACAGCTGGTTCCCCAAAGAGAATATGTTCAGCTTTCAGACAGCAACTACCACCATGCAGGC AAACTTTCGCAAACACCTTCGGATGGTGGGCAGCCGGAAAATCAAAGTTCAGA CCTATGCTGAGCGGCGGGCCAAGAGTTTTAACCGTTCGTGGAGTGACCCCACCCCTGTCAAGCCTGACTCACTGCATGACTCCAGAGATG GTGGCGATATCCAGACCTCGTCAGGCACCCTCAATGAAGGGTTGGACGAGGATGCTGACTGGGGAGATGAAAAAGAGATGGAGAGAGTAGCCTGCGAAGGAGATGACTTTATCCCACCTAAAATTATT CTTATATCCTCCAAGGTGCCAAAAGCTGAATATCTCCCTAACATAATTCGTAGAGATGACCCATCCATCATCCCGATCCTTTAT GACCATGAACATGCTACATTTGACGAAATCCTTG AGGAGATCAAGAAGAAGCTGACCGCCTACAGAAAAGGCTGTAAAATTTGGAACATGCTTATTTTCTGCCAG GGAGGACCAGGCCATCTGTATCTTTTGAAGAATAAAGTGGCCACTTTTGCCAAAGTGGAAAAGGAAGAAGATATGATCCA GTTCTGGCGGCAGCTGGGCAGACTGATGAGTAAACTGAACCCTGAACCTAATCTTATCCACATTATGGGCTGCTATGTACTCGGGAGTGCAAATGGAGAAAAG TTGATTCATACTCTGAAGAGACTGATGAGACCTTCCTCTGTTGAATTCAAATCCCCACTAGAGCTGTCTGCACAGG GTAAAGAAATGATTGAGACATACTTTAACTTCCGCTTATTTCGTCTGTGGAAAAGCCGTCAGCACTCCAAAATGCTGGACTATGATGACATGCTGTGA
- the LOC144195760 gene encoding TM2 domain-containing protein 2-like, which yields MISVSYILLCGQLLLLLTVIFLQCLDGIHSQNSSATEAATVVPGSGSTVLPFSEQTPETVKYDVPDENMNYTEVFEYNALSPVVLCSYLPEAFIYCQDPVDHAGNNSAFLEMGHGCVGWGGQTDKEVNHTPVVCTALDDIECAGPREFLRGRVPCIKYTGHYFITTLLYSFFLGCFGVDRFCLGHTGTAVGKLLTLGGLGIWWFVDLILLITGGLMPSDYSNWCTYY from the exons ATGATTTCCGTAAGCTACATCTTGCTCTGCGGACAGTTACTTTTGCTtcttactgtcatttttttacaatgtttgGATGGAATCCATTCCCAAAACTCGTCGGCCACTGAAGCAGCTACTGTTGTACCTGGATCTGGTTCGACAGTCCTGCCATTCTCTGAGCAGACGCCCGAAACGGTCAAATATGATGTTCCagatgaaaatatgaattatacaGAAGTGTTTGAGTACAACGCTCTATCGCCGGTCGTCCTCTGCAgttattt GCCAGAGGCGTTCATCTACTGTCAGGATCCAGTAGATCATGCTGGGAATAACAGCGCCTTTTTGGAGATGGGCCACGGTTGTGTAGGG TGGGGAGGCCAGACTGACAAAGAAGTCAACCACACTCCAGTTGTCTGCACTGCACTCGATGACATTGAATGTGCTGGACCCAGAGAATTCCTGAGAGGGCGTGTACCCTGCATCAA ATATACAGGACACTATTTCATCACCACTCTACTGTACTCTTTCTTCCTTGGATGTTTCGGTGTTGATCGTTTCTGCCTGGGACACACGGGTACAGCAGTCGGAAAGTTGCTCACACTTGGAGGCCTGGGAATCTGGTGGTTCGTTGACTTGATCCTGCTTATTACTGGGGGCCTGATGCCCAGTGATTATAGTAACTGGTGCACATACTACTGA
- the LOC144195759 gene encoding VIP36-like protein isoform X2 — protein MGTAMLTTDYLRLTPDQPARQGAVWSRIPLVLSQWELKVHFKIHGQARSYMSGDGLAIWLTKDRMQDGPVFGSKNEFIGLGIFVDTYLNSQKKADRAFPYISVMLGNGTLSYDHNLDGIPTELGGCPALARNSKHETFLLIRYSKNTLMVMFDEGQQTWKDCTSIRGLHLPRGYYLGASSATGDLSDNHDIISMKLYELTGEDEDEPREEPSIPRVDDMGQFQVEIETEQMSAVQMFFGLLVAILGLAVLAVVGLVLYGRWKQNKRKRFY, from the exons ATGGGTACCGCTATGTTAACAACTGATTATCTGAGGCTCACGCCTGACCAGCCTGCAAGACAGGGAGCTGTTTGGAGTCGAATT CCTTTGGTGTTAAGTCAATGGGAGCTCAAAGTGCACTTTAAAATCCACGGGCAAGCAAGGAGTTACATGAGTGGCGATGGTCTTGCCATCTGGTTAACCAAAGATCGCATGCAGGATG GGCCTGTTTTCGGGAGCAAAAACGAGTTCATTGGTCTGGGAATATTTGTGGATACTTATCTCAATTCTCAAAAGAAGGCAGAT AGGGCCTTCCCTTATATATCAGTGATGTTAGGGAATGGGACCCTTTCTTATGACCACAATCTTGATGGAATCCCCACTGAGCTTGGAGGCTGCCCAGCACTGGCTCGTAATTCGAAACATGAGACATTTCTTCTCATCAGATACTCCAAAAACACATTGATG GTTATGTTTGATGAGGGCCAACAGACGTGGAAAGACTGCACCAGTATCCGAGGTCTACATTTGCCTCGAGGATATTACCTGGGGGCCTCGTCTGCCACTGGAGACCTCTCAG ATAACCATGACATCATCTCAATGAAGTTGTACGAGCTGACTGGGGAGGATGAAGATGAACCCCGTGAGGAGCCATCCATCCCTAGGGTTGATGATATGGGGCAATTCCAAG TGGAAATTGAAACCGAGCAGATGAGTGCGGTCCAGATGTTCTTCGGCCTTCTGGTCGCCATCTTGGGCCTGGCTGTGCTGGCAGTGGTTGGGTTGGTTTTGTATGGACGTTGGAAGCAGAACAAACGCAAACGTTTCTATTGA